From one Alicyclobacillus acidocaldarius subsp. acidocaldarius Tc-4-1 genomic stretch:
- a CDS encoding bifunctional ADP-dependent NAD(P)H-hydrate dehydratase/NAD(P)H-hydrate epimerase produces MYLVTSDEMRCFDHDTIHRLGVPAIVLMDHAGRAIADRVRELRPDKVVVLCGKGMNGGDGWVAARWLRHAGIEVEVLSSCDPAALQGDARAAQQMAERFGVPWRVYEPGSIHQSLSEFGQGGRLRAVLIDALLGTGVSRPAEGVMAQMIEEANASSAYIVSADLPSGVDASTGEVPGPAIKAHETIAMGAEKLGTAVTPGAVYAGLVRVADVGIPVDPARVRASYVSPAAFGKRFGFRSAMSHKGTFGKVGIALGQMPGASRLASLAALRAGAGLVVVAGARVDASLFAPDVVVREGGDPAQLLQDVDAVIVGPGLGLLGREARTWLYDLVRAGVARGVVDAEALAAVAHAGQFGPVAGEFVLTPHPKEAARMLGWDARQVQARRLEAARTIAARSQAVTLLKGHRTVIAHPDGRVRVNPTGSSALAVAGTGDVLAGVIGALIAQGLDAFDAASLGAWLHGRAGERAGEELTEVAVTASDVIARLPDAVRAYRAEVDASE; encoded by the coding sequence CGTCCCGGCCATTGTCCTGATGGATCACGCGGGCCGCGCCATCGCCGATCGCGTCCGGGAACTTCGCCCGGACAAAGTGGTGGTCCTGTGCGGCAAAGGCATGAACGGCGGCGACGGCTGGGTGGCGGCGAGATGGCTGCGCCACGCGGGCATCGAGGTCGAAGTGTTGTCCTCGTGCGATCCGGCCGCCCTTCAGGGCGACGCGCGCGCCGCGCAGCAGATGGCGGAGCGATTTGGCGTTCCGTGGCGGGTCTACGAGCCCGGAAGCATTCACCAGTCGCTCTCCGAGTTCGGCCAAGGCGGACGCCTTCGCGCCGTGCTCATCGACGCGCTGCTTGGCACCGGGGTTTCCAGGCCGGCCGAGGGCGTGATGGCGCAGATGATTGAGGAGGCCAACGCGTCCTCGGCGTACATCGTGAGCGCCGACCTTCCGTCCGGCGTCGACGCGTCCACCGGAGAGGTCCCTGGACCCGCCATCAAGGCGCACGAGACCATCGCCATGGGGGCCGAGAAGCTTGGCACGGCGGTGACGCCCGGCGCCGTCTACGCCGGCCTCGTGCGCGTGGCAGACGTGGGCATCCCTGTCGATCCGGCGCGCGTCCGGGCGTCCTACGTATCGCCCGCGGCCTTTGGAAAACGGTTCGGCTTCCGCAGCGCCATGAGCCACAAGGGCACCTTCGGCAAGGTGGGCATCGCCCTCGGCCAGATGCCGGGCGCGAGCCGGCTTGCCTCGCTCGCGGCGCTTCGCGCAGGCGCGGGGCTGGTGGTCGTCGCGGGTGCCCGTGTCGACGCGTCGCTGTTCGCGCCCGATGTCGTCGTGCGAGAAGGCGGCGATCCCGCGCAGTTGCTGCAAGATGTGGACGCCGTGATCGTCGGGCCCGGGCTTGGGCTGCTCGGCCGCGAGGCGCGCACGTGGTTGTACGATCTCGTCCGGGCGGGCGTGGCGCGCGGGGTGGTTGACGCGGAGGCGCTCGCAGCCGTGGCGCACGCGGGCCAGTTCGGTCCGGTGGCGGGCGAATTTGTGCTGACGCCGCATCCCAAGGAGGCCGCGCGCATGCTCGGCTGGGATGCGCGCCAGGTGCAGGCCCGGCGGCTGGAGGCCGCGAGGACCATCGCCGCGCGGAGTCAGGCGGTGACGCTCCTCAAGGGGCACCGGACCGTCATCGCGCACCCGGATGGGCGGGTGCGGGTGAATCCCACGGGATCGAGCGCGCTTGCGGTAGCGGGGACGGGCGACGTGTTGGCCGGCGTCATTGGCGCCCTCATCGCGCAGGGGCTGGACGCGTTCGACGCCGCCTCCCTCGGCGCCTGGCTGCACGGTAGGGCCGGCGAGCGCGCGGGAGAAGAGCTGACGGAGGTCGCCGTCACGGCTTCGGACGTCATTGCTCGGCTGCCGGATGCGGTGCGCGCGTATCGCGCGGAGGTGGACGCCTCGGAGTGA
- a CDS encoding LolA family protein, translating to MAEKGEVAMRKLTAVLLSLALAGGVVAGCGIPGTTSSVSHKIQSEAQALENKNYQSEAIMTVQMDNNVQKYFVRVSYESKDMYKIELGNADKQINQVIVRTPNGMFIVSPSLGKVFRFNGNWAQNQGQIYLYDQLLQRIASDKSVKVSREKDAYAFEVPVVPASDVVSREQIVLSKDLKPQSVTLLDKNGKAAVVITYQSFETGVEFPKNAFDPQTIAQAGQAAKPTLASDHAFDYIEPPAMYGTKLTDLAQPDESSIIMRYQGGGHHYVLTESALTPGAAGLPNAELVDLYGVPAIYDEAPGTRVANLTWMQNGIEFDLTSNDLSLPELEHIAISTFAEVGK from the coding sequence GTGGCGGAGAAAGGCGAGGTGGCTATGCGAAAGCTAACGGCAGTCCTGTTGTCGCTCGCCCTCGCGGGGGGCGTCGTCGCTGGCTGCGGCATCCCCGGCACCACGAGTTCCGTGAGTCACAAGATCCAGTCGGAGGCGCAGGCCCTCGAGAACAAGAACTACCAGAGCGAGGCCATCATGACGGTGCAGATGGACAACAACGTCCAGAAGTACTTCGTGCGCGTCTCCTACGAGTCGAAAGACATGTACAAGATTGAGCTCGGCAACGCAGACAAACAGATCAATCAGGTCATTGTCCGCACGCCCAACGGCATGTTCATCGTCAGCCCGTCGCTCGGAAAGGTGTTTCGCTTCAACGGCAACTGGGCGCAGAACCAGGGGCAGATCTACCTCTACGATCAGCTCCTGCAGCGCATCGCATCCGACAAATCCGTCAAGGTGAGCCGGGAGAAGGACGCATACGCGTTCGAGGTACCCGTGGTCCCCGCGAGCGACGTGGTCAGTCGAGAACAAATTGTGCTTTCCAAGGACCTGAAACCGCAGTCGGTCACGCTGCTCGACAAGAACGGCAAGGCCGCGGTCGTCATCACGTACCAGTCGTTCGAAACCGGCGTCGAGTTCCCGAAGAATGCCTTCGATCCGCAGACCATCGCGCAAGCCGGGCAGGCCGCCAAACCCACCCTCGCATCCGATCACGCCTTCGACTACATCGAACCACCGGCCATGTACGGCACGAAGCTCACCGATCTCGCACAACCCGACGAGTCCAGTATCATCATGCGCTATCAGGGAGGCGGCCATCACTACGTCCTCACGGAGTCAGCGTTGACCCCGGGCGCCGCGGGGCTCCCGAACGCCGAATTGGTCGACCTCTACGGGGTCCCGGCGATCTACGACGAGGCGCCCGGCACCCGAGTCGCCAATCTGACCTGGATGCAAAACGGCATCGAGTTCGATCTCACGTCCAACGATCTCTCGCTGCCCGAACTCGAACACATCGCCATCTCCACCTTTGCCGAGGTCGGAAAGTGA
- the alr gene encoding alanine racemase, with protein sequence MYRPLFAVIDLAHLSHNIRYLKSRLRSGASLMVAVKADAYGHGVRAVVERLVREGVHHVAVASLEEALEIRAFHRDVNILVLGAVTPDACAKAAEAEIEIALTDLSPVEEIPRLPKRLRVHLPLDTGMNRLGVKRTDEAVALARAIAAREDLELVGAGTHLAAADADDPAHAAGQMERLGEFVRALEEAGLRPPRIHAGNSAALLRNPAWHLDMVRVGIAAYGYSPDPSVLPVHSLRPVMSLYAGVLRVARAQPGETVGYGATFTVTRPMTIATVAGGYADGYPRQLSNQGEVLVRGELRPVIGRVCMDQLMADVTGLDVATGDIAALFGYDAPSAWRTGWWSRLRPEERRVRVQESYRMASNVEERRVLSLHRLAARAQTIPYEILCRVHRRVPRVVCD encoded by the coding sequence ATGTACCGGCCCCTGTTTGCCGTGATCGATCTCGCCCATCTTTCCCACAACATCCGGTATCTGAAGAGCAGGTTGCGCTCGGGCGCGAGCCTCATGGTGGCGGTGAAGGCGGACGCTTATGGCCACGGCGTGCGAGCGGTGGTTGAGCGGCTCGTGCGCGAGGGGGTGCATCACGTGGCGGTGGCTTCCCTCGAGGAGGCGCTCGAGATCCGCGCGTTCCATCGCGACGTGAACATCCTGGTTTTGGGCGCGGTGACGCCAGACGCGTGTGCGAAGGCGGCGGAGGCTGAGATCGAGATTGCCCTGACCGATCTGAGCCCCGTTGAGGAGATCCCGCGCCTGCCGAAGCGGCTTCGAGTCCACCTGCCGCTGGACACGGGCATGAACCGGCTGGGGGTCAAGCGTACGGACGAGGCGGTGGCGCTCGCGCGGGCCATTGCGGCGCGAGAAGATCTGGAACTGGTGGGTGCGGGCACGCACCTGGCCGCCGCCGACGCGGATGATCCCGCGCACGCGGCGGGGCAGATGGAGCGCCTCGGGGAGTTTGTGCGCGCGCTCGAGGAGGCGGGGCTTCGCCCGCCGCGCATCCACGCCGGGAACAGCGCGGCGCTTTTGCGCAATCCCGCATGGCACCTCGATATGGTCCGCGTGGGCATTGCCGCGTACGGCTATTCGCCGGATCCGTCGGTTCTCCCGGTGCACTCGCTGCGCCCGGTGATGAGCCTCTACGCGGGCGTGCTGCGCGTCGCTCGCGCACAGCCTGGGGAAACCGTGGGGTACGGAGCAACCTTCACCGTGACGCGGCCCATGACCATCGCCACCGTTGCCGGCGGGTACGCGGACGGCTACCCGCGGCAGTTGTCGAATCAGGGCGAGGTGCTCGTTCGCGGCGAGCTGCGGCCTGTCATCGGCCGCGTCTGCATGGATCAGCTGATGGCGGACGTGACAGGGCTCGACGTCGCGACCGGAGACATCGCGGCGCTCTTCGGCTACGATGCGCCCTCCGCCTGGCGCACGGGGTGGTGGAGCCGCTTGCGTCCGGAAGAACGAAGGGTTCGCGTGCAGGAATCGTATCGAATGGCGTCGAATGTGGAAGAGAGGCGCGTGTTGTCGCTTCATCGACTGGCGGCGCGGGCGCAGACCATCCCGTACGAGATCTTGTGTCGCGTGCACCGGCGCGTGCCGCGCGTCGTGTGCGATTGA
- a CDS encoding type II toxin-antitoxin system PemK/MazF family toxin, giving the protein MNVRRGDIFFADLSPVVGSEQGGFRPVLVVQNDIGNRFSPTVIVAAITAQIQKAKLPTHVEIKAEKYGLERDSVILLEQLRTIDKQRLTDKITHLDDEAMKLVNEGLLISLGLVDF; this is encoded by the coding sequence TTGAATGTCAGGCGTGGGGACATCTTCTTTGCGGATCTGTCGCCTGTGGTCGGCTCGGAGCAAGGAGGATTTCGCCCCGTACTCGTGGTGCAAAATGACATCGGCAACCGCTTCAGCCCGACGGTGATTGTGGCGGCCATCACCGCGCAGATCCAGAAGGCCAAGTTGCCGACGCACGTGGAGATCAAGGCGGAGAAGTACGGTCTGGAGCGCGATTCCGTGATTCTGCTCGAGCAGCTGCGCACCATCGATAAGCAGCGCCTGACCGACAAGATCACGCATCTGGACGACGAAGCCATGAAGCTCGTCAACGAGGGGCTGTTGATCAGCCTCGGCCTGGTGGATTTCTGA
- a CDS encoding adenosylhomocysteinase: MPQPKPSMIRNPDAYPSGDQKIEWARAHMPLVGEIERRFAEEKPFLGKRISMCLHLEAKTARLALAIQAGGAEVAIAGSNPLSTQDDIAAALARRGVRVYAWHGATPEEYRSHLEAVLDWEPEGVIDDGADLATMLHRERPEQAARIRGGCEETTTGILRLRAMAREGVLRYPMLAVNDAQCKHLFDNRYGTGQSVWDGFMRTTNLMIAGKTVVVVGYGWCGKGVAMRARGLGAQVVVCEVDPIRAVEAVMEGFRVMPIREAAEVGDIFIAVTGNKAVISRDAMERMKDGAILGNAGHFDVEVDKEALSDLAVEVRTARPNVDEYRLADGRRLYLIAEGRLVNLAAGDGHPVEVMDMTFALQALGLREVMTKSYPPGLHAIPAHMDEEVARMRLATWGVEIDELTEAQKRYLASWNA, from the coding sequence ATGCCGCAACCGAAACCATCCATGATCCGCAACCCCGACGCCTATCCTTCGGGGGATCAGAAGATCGAGTGGGCACGGGCGCACATGCCGCTCGTGGGTGAGATTGAGCGCCGTTTCGCCGAAGAAAAGCCGTTTCTGGGCAAGCGCATCTCCATGTGCCTGCACCTGGAGGCCAAGACGGCCCGCCTTGCGCTCGCCATTCAGGCCGGGGGCGCCGAGGTGGCCATCGCCGGTTCGAATCCGCTGTCCACCCAGGATGACATCGCGGCTGCCCTGGCGCGCCGCGGCGTGCGCGTGTACGCCTGGCACGGGGCGACGCCCGAGGAGTATCGCAGCCACCTCGAGGCTGTGCTCGACTGGGAGCCCGAGGGCGTGATCGACGACGGAGCCGATCTCGCCACGATGCTGCACCGCGAGCGGCCGGAGCAGGCGGCGCGGATCCGCGGGGGATGCGAGGAGACCACCACGGGCATCCTGCGGCTTCGGGCCATGGCGCGCGAGGGTGTCCTGCGCTACCCGATGCTCGCCGTCAACGACGCGCAGTGCAAGCACCTGTTCGACAATCGGTACGGCACTGGGCAGAGCGTGTGGGACGGGTTTATGCGCACCACGAATCTGATGATTGCCGGGAAGACCGTGGTTGTGGTGGGCTACGGTTGGTGTGGCAAGGGCGTGGCCATGCGCGCGCGAGGGCTCGGCGCGCAAGTGGTGGTGTGCGAGGTGGATCCGATTCGCGCGGTGGAGGCGGTGATGGAAGGGTTCCGGGTGATGCCGATTCGGGAGGCGGCCGAGGTGGGCGACATCTTCATCGCGGTCACGGGCAACAAGGCGGTCATCTCGCGGGACGCGATGGAGCGGATGAAGGATGGGGCCATCCTCGGTAACGCGGGCCATTTCGACGTCGAGGTGGACAAGGAGGCACTTTCCGATCTCGCCGTGGAGGTGCGCACCGCCCGCCCGAACGTGGACGAGTATCGACTCGCCGACGGGCGCAGGTTGTATCTCATCGCCGAAGGCAGGCTCGTCAACCTCGCGGCGGGGGACGGCCATCCCGTCGAGGTGATGGACATGACGTTCGCGCTTCAGGCGCTCGGCCTGCGCGAAGTGATGACGAAGTCGTACCCGCCTGGGCTGCACGCCATCCCGGCGCATATGGATGAAGAGGTGGCGCGTATGCGGCTTGCGACGTGGGGCGTCGAGATCGACGAGTTGACCGAGGCGCAGAAGCGGTACCTGGCGAGTTGGAACGCTTGA
- a CDS encoding gamma-glutamyl-gamma-aminobutyrate hydrolase family protein: MGCLTRPLIGLTGSHELRQSAVPGVPLQAVMLADDYARGVERAGGLPVVLPYLADEASAIELGMRLDGLVLTGGNDVDPNLYGQEPLQGLGTLEPERDRLEMLLVQVMRREQKPVLGICRGMQMLNVALGGTLYQDLPRQWKGKIQHSQKAPRNAYAHTVKLKPGSRVARCYGKTAIRVNSFHHQAVKDLAPSLKPVGWDSEGLVEAVESEGRWPIVAVQWHPENLWREDEGALALFHWLVEAAASRAADLASSGM, from the coding sequence GTGGGGTGCTTGACGAGGCCATTGATTGGACTGACTGGATCGCACGAACTGAGGCAGAGCGCGGTCCCGGGTGTGCCGCTCCAGGCGGTGATGCTTGCGGACGACTACGCGCGCGGCGTGGAGCGGGCTGGCGGACTGCCGGTGGTGTTGCCCTATCTCGCGGATGAGGCGAGCGCCATTGAACTGGGCATGCGGCTCGATGGGCTCGTGCTGACGGGCGGCAACGATGTCGATCCGAATCTGTACGGGCAGGAACCACTGCAGGGACTCGGGACGCTCGAGCCGGAGCGAGATCGGTTGGAGATGTTGCTCGTGCAGGTGATGCGGCGGGAACAGAAGCCGGTGCTCGGGATTTGCCGCGGTATGCAGATGTTGAACGTGGCGCTTGGCGGAACGCTGTATCAGGATCTGCCGCGCCAGTGGAAGGGTAAAATTCAGCACAGCCAAAAGGCCCCGCGCAACGCGTACGCGCACACGGTCAAGCTGAAGCCGGGATCGCGCGTGGCGCGGTGCTACGGCAAGACGGCGATTCGCGTCAACAGCTTTCATCATCAGGCGGTGAAAGACTTGGCGCCTTCCCTGAAACCGGTGGGTTGGGACAGCGAGGGGCTGGTGGAGGCCGTGGAGTCGGAGGGGCGCTGGCCCATCGTCGCTGTGCAGTGGCATCCGGAAAATCTGTGGCGTGAGGACGAGGGCGCCCTGGCCCTTTTTCACTGGCTCGTGGAGGCTGCCGCCTCACGGGCGGCGGACTTGGCTTCGTCCGGAATGTAG
- a CDS encoding HD-GYP domain-containing protein: MSWTANYEFKRLVKRLILNYFAGSVIAVLGVGGVLIFTTLHLTPTDLWIICGILGGSLVLMLTADSIAFRVQIRPIRKALLTAHPTEDVLTKGYKRALHLPALAVLRVMGPHWLSFLIPGLVSSSILVHRGLLHLPMAYVWLASLGTLIVASMHAVIEFFLTSRSIEPTLVTIRRRSEHLYGASVLLRGQVVVPLAFKFAMSAVVFGALPLLLFGLANAVRLTNAGLGSSTYWTWAGGILALGSLFSALGGYLLASDVQRPIRRLEALMRRVERGDFSLRADDTYMDEFSDLIQGFNLMLNGLAHRDAMNRQLIDSYFATLAAALDARDPYTAGHSQRVARYAEAIGRKVNLSPQTVRELRQSALLHDIGKIGIRDEILLKEGKLTDEEFAIIKQHPVIGENIIRQIQPDDAMKPLLPGIRSHHERYDGKGYPDGLAGEEIPLFGRILAVADAFDAMTSDRPYRAGMPVEKALQVLREGRGTQWDPHFVDAFIEVVQEVYIPDEAKSAAREAAASTSQ; this comes from the coding sequence ATGAGCTGGACGGCGAACTACGAATTCAAGCGCTTGGTCAAGCGGCTCATCCTGAACTACTTCGCGGGTTCCGTCATTGCCGTCCTCGGCGTGGGCGGTGTGCTCATCTTCACCACCCTCCATCTGACTCCAACGGACCTGTGGATCATCTGCGGTATCCTCGGCGGATCGCTCGTGCTGATGCTCACGGCGGACTCCATCGCGTTTCGCGTGCAAATTCGCCCGATTCGGAAAGCGCTTCTCACAGCTCATCCGACAGAAGACGTGCTGACGAAGGGCTATAAACGGGCGCTGCACTTGCCGGCGCTGGCTGTGCTCCGCGTCATGGGGCCTCACTGGCTGTCGTTCCTCATCCCGGGGCTCGTGTCATCGTCCATCCTCGTGCACAGAGGGCTCCTGCACCTGCCCATGGCGTATGTATGGCTCGCTTCGCTCGGCACGCTCATTGTCGCCTCCATGCACGCCGTGATCGAATTCTTCCTGACGTCGCGCTCCATTGAACCGACGCTCGTCACCATCCGGCGCAGGAGCGAGCACCTGTACGGCGCGTCGGTGTTGCTGCGCGGCCAGGTCGTTGTGCCGCTCGCGTTCAAGTTCGCGATGAGCGCCGTCGTTTTTGGCGCCCTTCCCCTGCTCTTGTTTGGATTGGCCAACGCCGTTCGTCTGACCAACGCGGGACTCGGATCGTCCACTTATTGGACGTGGGCCGGCGGCATCCTGGCGCTCGGCTCCCTGTTCTCCGCATTAGGCGGATACCTGTTGGCGAGCGACGTGCAGCGTCCCATCCGCAGGCTCGAGGCGCTGATGCGCCGCGTGGAGCGGGGGGATTTTTCCTTGCGCGCGGACGACACGTACATGGATGAGTTCTCGGATCTCATCCAAGGCTTCAACCTGATGCTGAACGGCCTCGCGCACCGCGACGCGATGAACCGCCAGCTTATCGACAGCTATTTCGCCACGCTGGCCGCGGCCCTGGACGCGCGGGATCCGTACACGGCGGGCCATTCGCAGCGCGTCGCGCGCTACGCCGAGGCCATCGGCCGCAAGGTCAACCTGTCGCCGCAGACGGTGCGCGAACTGAGGCAATCGGCGCTCTTGCACGACATCGGAAAGATTGGGATCCGCGACGAGATCCTGCTGAAGGAAGGCAAGCTGACGGACGAAGAGTTCGCCATCATCAAACAGCACCCTGTGATCGGCGAAAACATCATTCGGCAGATTCAGCCGGACGACGCCATGAAACCGCTTCTGCCGGGCATCCGGTCTCACCACGAGCGGTACGACGGCAAGGGATATCCCGACGGCCTCGCCGGCGAGGAGATTCCGCTGTTTGGTCGCATCCTCGCAGTGGCCGACGCCTTTGACGCCATGACGTCCGACCGCCCGTACCGCGCCGGCATGCCCGTCGAGAAGGCCCTTCAGGTGCTTCGAGAAGGGCGCGGGACCCAGTGGGATCCGCACTTCGTGGATGCGTTCATCGAGGTGGTTCAAGAGGTCTACATTCCGGACGAAGCCAAGTCCGCCGCCCGTGAGGCGGCAGCCTCCACGAGCCAGTGA
- a CDS encoding DUF1659 domain-containing protein gives MAQTSLALGTTLQLQTQSGTRANGQPKLKVHKFNHVSPQAADEDLLAVGLALAQLIDEPLVQVERVDVALLTNAPTGGSGAGAGGSGGSGSTGGTGSGGQGPSA, from the coding sequence ATGGCACAAACGAGCCTCGCACTCGGCACGACGTTGCAGCTGCAGACGCAGTCGGGCACGCGCGCCAATGGGCAACCCAAACTGAAGGTGCACAAGTTCAACCACGTGTCGCCGCAGGCGGCGGACGAAGATCTGCTCGCGGTCGGCCTCGCGTTGGCGCAGCTCATCGATGAGCCGCTCGTGCAGGTGGAGCGGGTGGATGTGGCGCTCCTGACGAACGCGCCCACTGGCGGAAGCGGCGCGGGCGCAGGGGGTTCCGGTGGCAGCGGCTCCACTGGCGGCACGGGTTCCGGCGGGCAGGGGCCGAGCGCGTGA